A window from Gossypium raimondii isolate GPD5lz chromosome 7, ASM2569854v1, whole genome shotgun sequence encodes these proteins:
- the LOC105767749 gene encoding patellin-4, whose translation MELRIHEGNEKEHEENYEEPLLDHEDEKLIKRALIDFKCKVEDAMHGNYLFGIPDTHPCHNQTTKEIEQLNEIKLWGVALMPSKPHEGTDTLLLKFLKSKNYVVHEALEKLRKTLAWRKEFKADEILEENLGPEFQKVAYLNTVDKEGRPVFYHVYGDLKDKPMQYLEKMRSEENSEKFLRWRVQQMEKCIKELNFEPGGADSLIQVIDWKDFQGPHTKELRSVYRKCWTLLEEHYPEIIHQYIIVNVPLRYYVSHSFSSRLITHKPSNKIIFARPGKVTETLLRFISPENLLVEYGGLKRINDNEFSSEHKVFELNLKAHASTHIEIPAPEVGVTIVWDVTVVEWDVTYKEEFIPEDEGSYQVLLQDKEKKGGETLCVRNSYYINEAGMISIFIHNHINKCKKVFYRYKTKPTVPTYLLYKT comes from the exons ATGGAGCTTCGTATTCATGAAGGTAATGAGAAAGAACATGAAGAGAACTATGAAGAACCTCTTTTGGATCATGAAGatgaaaaactaataaaaagGGCTCTCATTGACTTCAAGTGCAAAGTAGAAGATGCGATGCATGGGAATTATCTGTTTGGGATCCCCGACACTCATCCCTGCCATAACCAAACCACAAAGGAGATTGAACAGCTTAATGAGATCAAACTCTGGGGTGTAGCTTTGATGCCAAGCAAACCCCATGAAGGGACCGATACCCTGTTGTTGAAATTCTTGAAGTCGAAAAACTATGTAGTCCACGAGGCGTTGGAGAAGCTTCGGAAGACGTTGGCATGGCGGAAGGAATTCAAGGCTGATGAAATCCTGGAAGAGAATTTGGGTCCTGAATTCCAAAAAGTGGCTTACCTCAATACCGTAGACAAGGAAGGTCGCCCTGTCTTTTACCATGTTTATGGTGATTTGAAAGACAAGCCAATGCAGTATCTTGAAAAAATGAGATCAGAAGAGAATTCTGAAAAGTTTTTAAGATGGAGAGTTCAACAAATGGAGAAGTGCATCAAAGAACTCAACTTTGAACCCGGTGGAGCTGACTCATTGATTCAGGTAATAGATTGGAAGGACTTTCAAGGACCTCACACTAAGGAACTTCGTTCTGTTTATCGAAAATGTTGGACGTTGCTTGAAGAACATTATCCTGAGATCATCCATCAATAT ATAATTGTAAATGTTCCTTTACGGTACTATGTATCCCATTCGTTTTCTTCACGGTTGATAACTCACAAACCGAGTAACAAGATCATTTTTGCCAGACCAGGGAAAGTTACTGAGACTCTTCTCAG ATTCATATCTCCAGAAAATCTTCTCGTTGAATATGGAGGTCTCAAAAGAATCAACGATAACGAGTTTTCGTCGGAGCACAAAGTGTTTGAGCTTAATCTCAAAGCACATGCATCAACACATATTGAAATTCCAGCCCCCGAG GTTGGAGTGACAATAGTATGGGATGTAACAGTGGTGGAATGGGATGTAACATACAAAGAGGAGTTCATACCAGAGGATGAAGGATCATACCAGGTGTTGTTGCAAGACAAGGAAAAGAAAGGGGGGGAGACACTCTGTGTTAGGaattcatattatataaatgAAGCAGGGATGATCAGTATATTTATTCACAATCACATTAACAAGTGCAAGAAGGTTTTCTATAGATACAAAACCAAACCCACTGTTCCCACATACCTCTTGTATAAAACATAA